AGCCGAGTGGAGAAGGAGAACCACAAGTCATCGCCTTCCTGCAATGAACGGAAACTAGGCACATTCTCACTACGCTGACCGCCAGCGGTAATCCGGTAGGCACCCGAGAAGGACCCAGCCCGCGTCGGCGACGACGCCGCCGGCGGCGCACCCGGCAAGTTGTTCCACGGAGTGTCCTTGAACTGACCAAAGCCGCCATCCTCGAAGTCGCCAACCCACAACGGCGCAACACTAGGCTCCTGCGTCGGCTCCGCAGTCGGTTCCTGCGTCGGCTCCGCAGTCGGTTCAGAGTTACTCGCGGACACTGCCATTGTCGAGGACCAATCGGACTCGCATCCACTGGTCTCGAAGTCAGGCGCCCGCATGATTCGCACCTCGATCTCGCCTGCGTTGACTGGCTTGTCAGCAATGATCTCCGCCGATGACCAAGAATCGATGATCAACTGGCCGTTGTTGTAGACCCGCATACGCAGTTCCCCGCATCCTGAGTGAGCAAGACCGCCCGACAGTTGCCCGGAACTGGAAGCAGCCAAGGCCCAGGTGTCAGCTGTCTCGTCAGCCGTGAGGCGCCCCGAGTCCGCATCCTGAGTGGGCTCCTGGGTCGGCTCCTGGGTCGGCTCCTGGGTCGGCTCCTGAGTCGGCTCCTGAGTCGGCTCCTGA
This sequence is a window from Actinomycetes bacterium. Protein-coding genes within it:
- a CDS encoding PT domain-containing protein, translating into MTGSGLTADEGAKQAKQAKKTKKAKKCKRAKKTNNVKKMKKWCKSDKPRKANRNTLLAASTADELLTGSLPSGERRGSATVTAAVAGTSSAVLSHTGDCSRLRVTMAQNGTALDSDNSRNGRDVRISAATAAGPVDFMLAKPKRKVNCSADWALAVSLPQPTEEPTQEPTQEPTQEPTQEPTQEPTQEPTQEPTQEPTQEPTQDADSGRLTADETADTWALAASSSGQLSGGLAHSGCGELRMRVYNNGQLIIDSWSSAEIIADKPVNAGEIEVRIMRAPDFETSGCESDWSSTMAVSASNSEPTAEPTQEPTAEPTQEPSVAPLWVGDFEDGGFGQFKDTPWNNLPGAPPAASSPTRAGSFSGAYRITAGGQRSENVPSFRSLQEGDDLWFSFSTRL